A single genomic interval of Mucilaginibacter boryungensis harbors:
- a CDS encoding DUF6728 family protein: MYFFRKKDPNRPTSFNLKVMHIINATAIIMFLLGIIYKLVYWFILKK; encoded by the coding sequence ATGTATTTCTTTCGCAAAAAAGATCCGAACAGGCCAACCAGCTTTAACCTTAAGGTAATGCATATTATTAATGCTACGGCAATTATTATGTTTTTGCTGGGTATTATATACAAATTGGTATACTGGTTTATTTTGAAGAAGTAA
- a CDS encoding RidA family protein, with protein MKDIISKNAPAPIGPYSQAIVAGNLLFVSGQVAINPVNGELVTQDIQAETTQVMENIKAILIEAGTDFNRIVKTTIFLKTMDDFAAVNTVYGSYLSQPFPARETVAVAGLPKNVNVEISVTVLLG; from the coding sequence ATGAAAGATATCATCAGCAAAAATGCCCCCGCGCCAATAGGCCCTTACAGTCAGGCTATAGTAGCCGGTAATTTATTATTTGTTTCAGGCCAGGTAGCCATTAACCCGGTAAACGGCGAATTGGTAACACAGGATATCCAGGCCGAGACTACCCAGGTAATGGAAAATATTAAAGCAATTTTAATCGAAGCTGGAACCGATTTTAATCGGATTGTTAAAACCACTATTTTTTTGAAAACCATGGACGATTTTGCAGCGGTGAATACGGTGTATGGATCGTATCTAAGTCAGCCATTTCCGGCTCGTGAAACTGTAGCGGTAGCTGGTCTGCCAAAAAACGTAAACGTTGAGATTTCGGTTACCGTTTTATTAGGCTAA
- a CDS encoding EamA family transporter — translation MAKKQGSIIYLGCAIAAAVLWGFFAFPLRRIQQYPPQQILYYRVFVSFAIVWAINLLFRKKQLLKDYQFIKNTDARTRKKLVWLFIGSGVFITGNWYTFIYVMNHINLKSAAFAYMICPIITAAGGFLLLKEQVTRPKLIAIGIAVLSVGILSTASLSQAIWSVVVALMYALYLIIQRVLNEFDKLNLLGINLFISMLVLLPFYLYDNKPVPMATEFWVVILIIAVVLTIVPLLLSTYALNGLPSSTLGITIYINPFISFTVAFVWFHEQVSYHQIAGYLLLMLAVVIFNWSIIRSAFGRKTDTTN, via the coding sequence ATGGCAAAAAAGCAAGGAAGCATCATATACCTTGGCTGTGCTATCGCGGCTGCCGTACTGTGGGGCTTTTTTGCATTTCCGTTAAGGCGTATACAACAATACCCGCCGCAGCAAATACTTTATTACCGCGTATTTGTTTCTTTTGCAATTGTCTGGGCAATTAATCTGTTATTCAGAAAAAAACAACTGTTAAAGGATTATCAGTTTATAAAGAATACTGATGCCCGCACTCGCAAAAAGCTTGTTTGGCTGTTCATAGGTTCGGGTGTATTTATCACCGGTAATTGGTACACGTTTATTTATGTAATGAACCATATCAATTTAAAATCGGCGGCATTTGCTTATATGATATGCCCTATTATTACAGCTGCTGGCGGTTTCCTTTTACTAAAGGAACAAGTTACCAGGCCTAAATTAATAGCTATTGGCATTGCAGTTTTAAGTGTAGGGATACTGTCAACAGCGTCTTTATCCCAAGCCATATGGTCGGTTGTGGTAGCTTTGATGTATGCTTTATATCTCATTATCCAACGGGTATTGAACGAGTTTGATAAACTGAATTTGCTGGGCATAAACCTGTTTATCTCTATGCTGGTATTATTGCCATTTTATTTATACGATAACAAGCCAGTACCCATGGCTACTGAGTTTTGGGTAGTGATCCTCATTATCGCTGTAGTTTTAACTATTGTACCATTATTGCTAAGCACTTATGCGTTGAATGGGTTGCCATCATCAACCTTGGGGATCACTATTTATATAAACCCGTTCATATCCTTTACAGTAGCATTTGTTTGGTTTCATGAGCAGGTGAGTTACCACCAGATCGCGGGTTATTTGTTATTAATGCTGGCGGTAGTTATTTTTAACTGGTCAATTATCAGGTCGGCTTTTGGGCGTAAAACCGACACGACAAATTAA
- the recG gene encoding ATP-dependent DNA helicase RecG codes for MSAHLNQLFQTPVEYLKGAGPARAEVLKKELGIYNFEDMLRHFPYKYIDRTRFYKIKNINIELPHVQVIARLTHREILGEKHTKRLVVQVQDDTGIMELVWFQGIKWIEKHLQPGKAYIIFGKPGSFNGKAQMAHPEIELYSPAALKRKGNATLQPVYNSTEKLKQYTLDSKGLQKLTAFLIEQHSKDIPENLPLYLINKLKLMGRTDAYRHIHFPENAAALNEATRRLKFEELFFIQLKLLRNKLLRVQKFRGNIFDKVGHYFNEFYEHKLPFQLTNAQKRVLKEIRQDTQRGVQMNRLLQGDVGSGKTIVALMSILIALDNGFQACFMAPTEILANQHFETVKSIVGEGFINIALLTGSTKQKARSVIHQQLEDGSLHILFGTHALIEDKVQYKNLGFIVIDEQHRFGVEQRAKLWRKNVVPPHVLVMTATPIPRTLAMTLYGDLDVSVIDELPAGRKPIETLHFYENQRLRMFGFMKQEIAKGRQIYVVYPLIQESEKLDLKNLQDGIEVMSREFPLPQYRLSIVHGKMKAKDKEIEMQRFVKGETHIMVATTVIEVGVNVPNASVMIIENAERFGLSQLHQLRGRVGRGAEQSYCILMSDHKLSRDGRIRLDTMVKTNNGFEISEIDLQLRGPGNIEGTQQSGVLDLKLADLAADQQLLLLARRCVEEMFEEDPQLAKPENHVLHQAFMSKKDGLTWDKIS; via the coding sequence ATGTCAGCACACTTGAACCAGCTATTTCAAACACCGGTTGAATATTTGAAAGGTGCAGGCCCGGCGAGGGCCGAGGTGCTAAAAAAGGAGTTAGGTATATATAACTTTGAGGATATGCTGCGGCATTTTCCTTATAAATATATAGACCGTACCCGGTTTTATAAGATCAAAAACATTAATATCGAATTGCCGCATGTACAGGTAATTGCCCGTTTAACACACAGGGAAATTTTAGGCGAAAAGCACACCAAACGTTTGGTAGTGCAGGTGCAGGACGATACCGGCATAATGGAACTGGTATGGTTTCAGGGAATTAAATGGATAGAAAAGCACCTGCAACCCGGGAAGGCTTATATTATATTCGGTAAGCCGGGATCGTTTAACGGGAAAGCGCAAATGGCCCACCCCGAAATAGAGCTCTACTCGCCCGCGGCTTTAAAACGCAAAGGGAACGCCACCCTACAGCCGGTATATAATTCAACCGAAAAACTAAAACAGTATACGCTTGACAGCAAGGGGCTCCAAAAACTTACTGCATTTTTAATAGAACAACATAGCAAAGATATCCCCGAAAACCTGCCCCTGTATTTGATAAATAAGCTAAAGTTAATGGGTCGTACCGATGCATACCGGCATATTCATTTCCCCGAGAACGCGGCGGCTTTAAATGAAGCTACGCGGCGGCTAAAATTTGAGGAGCTATTCTTCATCCAGTTAAAGTTGCTGCGGAATAAACTGTTACGGGTGCAAAAGTTTAGAGGCAATATATTTGATAAGGTTGGACATTACTTTAACGAATTTTATGAACATAAACTCCCTTTCCAATTAACTAATGCCCAAAAGCGGGTATTGAAGGAGATTAGGCAGGATACCCAGCGTGGCGTGCAGATGAACCGCTTACTACAGGGCGATGTGGGCAGCGGTAAAACCATTGTGGCTTTAATGAGTATACTGATAGCGCTGGATAACGGCTTCCAGGCTTGCTTTATGGCGCCGACCGAAATATTGGCCAACCAGCATTTTGAAACCGTAAAAAGCATAGTTGGCGAAGGCTTCATTAACATAGCCCTGCTTACTGGTTCTACTAAGCAAAAAGCCCGGAGTGTGATCCATCAGCAATTAGAAGATGGCTCGTTACACATCCTGTTTGGCACACATGCTTTAATAGAAGATAAGGTACAGTACAAAAACCTGGGCTTTATTGTGATAGATGAGCAGCACCGTTTCGGCGTTGAGCAACGAGCCAAACTATGGCGCAAAAATGTTGTGCCGCCGCATGTGCTGGTGATGACGGCTACACCTATCCCACGCACCCTGGCTATGACGCTTTATGGTGATCTGGATGTATCAGTAATAGATGAACTTCCCGCTGGCCGTAAACCTATAGAGACATTGCATTTTTACGAGAACCAGCGCCTGCGGATGTTTGGTTTTATGAAACAGGAGATAGCCAAAGGCCGGCAAATATATGTAGTATATCCACTGATACAGGAAAGTGAAAAGCTTGACTTGAAGAACCTGCAGGATGGTATTGAGGTTATGTCGCGCGAGTTTCCGTTGCCGCAATATCGCTTAAGCATTGTTCATGGCAAAATGAAGGCTAAGGATAAGGAAATAGAAATGCAGCGCTTTGTAAAGGGCGAAACCCATATTATGGTGGCTACCACGGTAATTGAAGTCGGGGTAAATGTGCCTAACGCGTCGGTAATGATTATTGAGAATGCGGAGCGTTTTGGGCTTTCACAACTGCACCAGTTACGCGGAAGGGTAGGTCGTGGGGCCGAACAATCGTATTGTATTTTAATGAGCGACCATAAGCTAAGCCGCGATGGGCGCATCCGTTTGGATACAATGGTGAAAACCAATAACGGTTTCGAGATATCGGAGATCGATCTGCAACTGCGCGGTCCTGGTAATATTGAAGGCACGCAGCAAAGCGGTGTGCTCGACCTGAAACTGGCCGACCTGGCTGCCGATCAGCAACTGCTATTATTAGCCCGTCGCTGTGTAGAAGAAATGTTTGAGGAAGACCCGCAACTCGCCAAGCCAGAAAACCATGTATTGCACCAGGCGTTCATGTCTAAAAAAGATGGCTTAACCTGGGATAAAATATCCTAA
- a CDS encoding MutS-related protein produces the protein MNLSIIQDYEQRLAFARQEAEKYKNLFDTYSMYRLGVFVLFILSVCMAISANEILLIAFSLPATLLCFGWIVRKQNGFDTMKNYYLDMEKVNANELNSIQTHTNIYDNGSWFTNEKHFYTSDLDIFGSNSLFQLINRCATLPGITKLGTWLHAPANKATILRRQAAIKEIGHKNDWKLDIQTHLLFALKQQKEQIQNLVSYLKLPIELDDAYWLNIYSQAAPFILIGLMIAGAYYRQAAYFIPVVALFNNRLVSSKKKIVDRTDLIAGRIGKTLGHFSLAFQSIESEEWESAYLKELALKIKTAGGQSVSERINQLSRLITKLNLRLNIVLQFVLNIFLLWDIRQVIAIENWKKTNHENLESAFEVLGEFEALLSLASLHVNNPEWAFPTIADGDGYTYKAKNLAHPLITQNRVANDFELNDTFKIDIITGSNMAGKSTFLRTVGINAVLGLCGAPVCADSLELSVIHIITYMRIKDSLNESTSTFKAELDRLQMLLAAVEEQDKVYFLIDEMLRGTNSVDKYLGSKAVIKQLIHKKGVGQVATHDLQIARLEDEYPDYVRNFYFDIQVVDGEMLFDYKIKQGECKTFNASLLLKQIGVDVREDNF, from the coding sequence ATGAACCTCTCTATTATCCAGGATTACGAACAGCGATTGGCTTTTGCCCGGCAGGAAGCTGAGAAATATAAAAATCTCTTTGACACCTATTCCATGTACCGGCTTGGTGTTTTTGTATTATTTATTTTATCGGTTTGCATGGCAATTAGTGCTAATGAAATACTCCTGATCGCGTTTTCATTGCCGGCAACATTGCTTTGTTTCGGTTGGATTGTACGGAAACAAAATGGTTTTGACACCATGAAAAACTATTACCTTGATATGGAAAAGGTAAACGCCAACGAACTAAACAGCATTCAAACCCACACTAATATTTACGATAACGGCAGCTGGTTTACCAACGAAAAGCATTTTTACACATCAGATCTGGATATATTTGGCAGCAATTCGCTATTCCAATTGATTAATCGCTGCGCTACATTGCCGGGCATTACCAAACTGGGCACCTGGCTACATGCGCCGGCCAATAAGGCAACTATATTGCGCCGACAAGCGGCGATTAAGGAAATTGGCCACAAAAACGACTGGAAGCTGGACATCCAAACTCATTTATTGTTCGCGCTTAAACAGCAAAAGGAACAGATACAGAACCTGGTAAGTTACCTGAAATTGCCTATTGAATTGGATGACGCCTATTGGCTTAACATTTACAGTCAGGCGGCGCCCTTTATATTGATAGGGTTAATGATAGCCGGTGCGTATTATCGGCAGGCTGCCTATTTTATACCTGTCGTAGCGTTGTTTAATAACCGCCTGGTGTCATCTAAAAAGAAAATAGTAGATCGTACCGACCTGATAGCAGGCAGAATAGGCAAAACATTAGGGCATTTTTCGCTCGCTTTTCAGAGTATCGAGAGCGAGGAATGGGAGTCGGCGTATTTAAAGGAACTGGCCTTGAAAATTAAAACGGCGGGCGGGCAATCCGTTTCGGAGCGCATAAACCAGCTTTCGCGGCTGATCACTAAGCTGAATTTGCGGCTGAATATTGTTTTGCAATTTGTATTGAATATTTTCCTGCTTTGGGACATCAGGCAGGTTATTGCTATTGAAAATTGGAAGAAAACCAATCACGAAAATCTTGAAAGCGCCTTTGAAGTACTGGGCGAATTTGAGGCGCTACTTAGTTTAGCCAGTTTACATGTCAACAATCCCGAGTGGGCTTTCCCCACCATTGCCGATGGAGACGGCTATACTTATAAAGCTAAAAACCTTGCGCACCCTCTGATAACTCAAAACCGTGTTGCAAATGATTTTGAATTGAACGATACTTTTAAAATAGATATCATCACCGGGTCGAACATGGCGGGAAAAAGTACGTTTCTGCGCACAGTGGGGATTAACGCTGTACTTGGGCTTTGCGGCGCGCCGGTTTGTGCCGATAGTTTGGAGCTATCCGTTATCCACATTATCACCTACATGCGTATTAAAGATTCGCTGAACGAAAGTACCTCAACCTTTAAAGCCGAGCTTGACCGGCTGCAAATGCTGCTGGCTGCGGTTGAGGAACAGGACAAGGTTTATTTCCTGATTGATGAAATGCTGCGCGGCACTAATTCGGTTGATAAATACCTGGGCTCAAAAGCAGTAATTAAACAGCTGATCCATAAAAAAGGAGTAGGTCAGGTAGCTACGCACGATTTGCAGATTGCCCGGCTTGAAGACGAATACCCGGATTACGTACGCAACTTTTACTTCGATATACAGGTGGTCGATGGCGAGATGTTGTTCGATTACAAAATCAAACAGGGTGAATGCAAAACCTTTAATGCATCGTTATTGCTAAAGCAAATTGGAGTGGATGTGCGTGAGGATAATTTTTAG
- the rlmH gene encoding 23S rRNA (pseudouridine(1915)-N(3))-methyltransferase RlmH, producing the protein MKITLLSIGKTDDAYIKEGIDKYLKRLKHYTKLELVDLPELKNTKALTQDQQKTKEAELLLKKIAPTDFVILLDEKGTEFSSSQFAAYLDKKAISSTSSIIFIIGGPYGFDTSVYQRANDKLSLSRMTFSHQMVRLFFVEQLYRAYTIIKGEPYHHE; encoded by the coding sequence ATGAAGATCACGCTGCTGAGCATTGGTAAAACCGACGACGCTTATATTAAGGAAGGTATAGACAAATACCTGAAGCGCCTGAAACATTATACCAAACTGGAACTGGTTGACCTGCCCGAACTCAAAAACACCAAAGCCTTAACGCAGGATCAGCAAAAGACCAAAGAAGCCGAACTGCTGTTAAAAAAAATTGCACCTACCGATTTTGTTATTTTGTTGGATGAAAAAGGAACCGAGTTCTCGTCAAGCCAGTTTGCAGCTTACCTGGACAAGAAAGCGATATCATCTACATCAAGTATCATATTCATAATTGGCGGCCCCTACGGCTTTGATACCTCGGTCTATCAGCGTGCTAATGATAAGTTATCCCTTTCCCGTATGACCTTTTCCCATCAAATGGTGCGCCTGTTTTTTGTAGAGCAGTTATACAGGGCTTATACTATCATCAAAGGAGAGCCTTATCATCATGAATAA
- a CDS encoding cation diffusion facilitator family transporter — MSHDHAHGHGHHHHDHAPKLDHLNAAFIWGIILNSVFVVVEVVMGLISHSLSLLTDAGHNLSDVASLALALLAFKLAKVQSNKQYTYGYKRSTIIVSFFNALILFVAVGFIAYEAVMRFIHPEVIAGGTIALVAFVGIGINAFTAWLFVKDKDTDLNVKGAYMHMAVDAIVSLGVVISGIIIYFTKWYWVDSAVSLIIVIVIIGGTWSLLKHSLRLEMDGVPAEIEIDKIKAELLKAKGVVDVHHMHVWALSTTETALTAHIVVSPDDLGIFNKIKHDLRHRLQHMEITHCTFEPELVTEKCEQVEC; from the coding sequence ATGTCACATGATCACGCGCACGGCCATGGCCACCATCATCACGATCACGCCCCCAAGCTGGATCATCTGAACGCTGCCTTTATTTGGGGTATTATCCTCAATTCCGTTTTTGTTGTTGTTGAAGTTGTGATGGGGTTGATAAGCCATTCCCTGTCCCTGTTAACCGACGCGGGACATAATTTGAGCGACGTGGCCAGTCTTGCCCTGGCGCTGTTGGCCTTTAAGCTGGCCAAAGTACAGTCAAACAAACAATATACTTATGGTTATAAACGGTCTACTATTATCGTGTCATTCTTTAACGCGCTGATATTATTTGTGGCAGTAGGTTTTATTGCTTATGAGGCTGTGATGCGTTTCATCCACCCCGAGGTTATTGCCGGCGGTACCATTGCCTTGGTAGCTTTTGTGGGAATCGGCATTAATGCCTTCACCGCCTGGCTGTTTGTAAAGGATAAGGATACCGACCTAAATGTAAAAGGCGCCTACATGCACATGGCGGTTGATGCTATAGTATCATTAGGGGTGGTTATCTCTGGTATTATCATCTACTTCACCAAATGGTATTGGGTGGATAGCGCGGTGAGTTTAATCATTGTCATCGTTATCATCGGCGGCACCTGGAGTTTATTGAAACATAGCCTGCGTTTAGAGATGGACGGCGTACCTGCCGAAATTGAAATAGATAAAATAAAAGCCGAACTGCTAAAAGCCAAAGGCGTGGTTGATGTGCACCACATGCACGTATGGGCATTAAGCACTACAGAAACCGCCCTTACCGCGCACATTGTAGTAAGCCCCGATGATTTGGGCATATTCAATAAAATTAAACACGATTTGCGCCACCGGCTACAGCATATGGAAATTACCCACTGCACTTTTGAACCCGAATTGGTGACAGAGAAATGTGAGCAGGTAGAGTGTTGA
- a CDS encoding DUF5606 family protein, producing the protein MNLQGIVAVSGKPGLWKALTQNKTGFILESLDEKKTKLVANISTAKLASLDEITIFGDDEDIRLKDVFERMKTAASVPDAKADGNKLRTFFREVAPGHDEEKVYASDMKKIVSWFGILKDLPLFAEADPTQAPAAEAPAKVEEPAVAVEDNVAEKTTAKKKPAAKKPAK; encoded by the coding sequence ATGAATTTACAAGGAATAGTAGCGGTATCGGGCAAACCGGGTTTATGGAAAGCGCTTACGCAAAATAAAACCGGTTTTATACTGGAAAGCCTGGATGAGAAAAAAACCAAGCTGGTTGCCAATATTTCAACCGCCAAACTGGCTTCGCTGGATGAGATCACTATTTTTGGCGATGATGAGGATATTCGTTTGAAAGATGTTTTTGAACGCATGAAAACCGCCGCCAGCGTGCCTGATGCCAAAGCCGACGGCAATAAGCTGCGCACATTCTTCCGCGAAGTGGCGCCTGGCCATGACGAAGAGAAGGTGTACGCGTCGGACATGAAAAAAATTGTGAGCTGGTTTGGTATTTTGAAAGACCTGCCCCTGTTTGCCGAAGCCGACCCAACCCAAGCACCTGCTGCCGAAGCACCGGCCAAAGTTGAAGAACCGGCCGTTGCTGTTGAAGATAACGTAGCAGAAAAAACGACCGCTAAAAAGAAACCGGCTGCGAAGAAACCGGCGAAGTAA
- a CDS encoding peptidylprolyl isomerase, which yields MSKAIIKTAKGDMTVEFYEKDAPNTVANFKKLAKEGFYNGVTFHRVLPDFVIQGGCPFSKDPATAYKAGSGGPGYHIDCELTGENQYHDRGVLSMAHAGRNTGGSQFFICHSRNNTAHLDRNHTCFGKVIENVDLVDEIRQGDKILSVEVID from the coding sequence ATGAGCAAAGCAATAATTAAAACCGCCAAAGGCGATATGACCGTTGAGTTTTACGAAAAAGACGCGCCTAACACAGTAGCTAACTTTAAAAAACTGGCTAAAGAAGGTTTTTATAATGGTGTTACTTTTCACCGTGTACTGCCCGATTTTGTGATTCAAGGCGGCTGCCCTTTCTCTAAAGACCCTGCAACCGCTTACAAAGCAGGTTCGGGTGGCCCGGGCTACCATATTGATTGCGAACTAACCGGCGAAAACCAATACCATGACCGCGGTGTACTTTCTATGGCGCATGCCGGCCGCAATACCGGCGGTTCACAATTCTTTATTTGCCACAGCCGCAATAACACCGCGCACTTGGACAGGAACCACACCTGTTTTGGCAAAGTGATTGAAAATGTTGACCTGGTTGATGAGATCCGTCAGGGTGATAAAATTTTAAGCGTAGAAGTGATTGATTAA
- a CDS encoding asparagine synthetase B, with the protein MRSYKYLLAFAFCLLPFLGRAASMLLPMDEVQKDHLKSYGIAFWTLQRGEEVDWLLNYRGGSFMLKYDKAIEDECKVRGVSYEILADAKVTEIMTEVSDPSVNMDIVKLEKAPKMAVYAPKSNLPWDDAVTLVLKYAEIPYDLVYDEEVLRGDLAKYDWVHLHHEDFTGQYSKFYNGFRFMPWYQEDVKNQETLAHKLGFQKVSKMKLAVAEHIRDFCANGGFLFAMCSGTDSFDIALAAANTDICESMYDGDGADPDAQSKLDFSNTFAFQNFVLDMNPMSNRFSSIDVTKGRQVDKTRDFFTLFDFSAKWDVVPSMLTQNHDKVIKGFMGLTTAFNKSYIKPSVTIMGETKAANEARYIHGEYGKGQWTFYGGHDPEDYQHQVGDPPTDLKLHPNSPGYRLILNNVLFPAAKKKKQKT; encoded by the coding sequence ATGCGCTCCTACAAGTACCTTTTAGCTTTTGCCTTTTGCCTTTTACCTTTCCTGGGTAGAGCGGCCTCTATGCTGCTGCCTATGGACGAAGTGCAGAAAGACCACCTGAAATCGTATGGCATCGCGTTCTGGACATTACAACGCGGCGAGGAAGTAGACTGGCTGCTGAATTATCGTGGTGGTAGTTTTATGCTGAAATATGATAAAGCCATTGAGGATGAGTGCAAGGTGCGCGGTGTAAGTTATGAGATATTAGCCGATGCTAAAGTCACTGAGATTATGACCGAGGTGAGTGATCCATCGGTAAACATGGATATTGTGAAGCTGGAAAAAGCCCCTAAAATGGCGGTATACGCCCCTAAAAGTAACCTGCCCTGGGACGATGCCGTAACGCTGGTACTAAAATATGCCGAGATACCCTACGATCTGGTTTATGATGAAGAAGTGCTGCGCGGCGACCTCGCCAAATACGATTGGGTGCACCTGCATCACGAAGACTTTACCGGTCAGTACAGCAAGTTTTATAATGGTTTCCGCTTCATGCCCTGGTACCAGGAAGACGTGAAGAACCAGGAAACGCTGGCTCATAAGCTTGGCTTCCAAAAAGTGTCGAAAATGAAACTGGCCGTAGCAGAACACATTCGTGATTTTTGTGCTAATGGAGGCTTCCTGTTTGCTATGTGTTCGGGCACCGATAGTTTTGATATAGCGCTTGCGGCAGCCAATACTGATATCTGTGAATCCATGTACGATGGTGACGGCGCCGACCCTGACGCGCAATCGAAGCTTGACTTTAGCAACACGTTCGCCTTCCAGAATTTTGTGCTGGATATGAACCCTATGTCTAACCGGTTTAGTAGTATTGATGTGACCAAGGGCAGGCAGGTTGATAAAACCCGCGACTTTTTTACGCTGTTCGATTTTTCGGCCAAGTGGGATGTGGTACCCAGTATGCTTACCCAAAATCACGATAAAGTAATAAAAGGGTTTATGGGGCTAACCACCGCTTTTAACAAAAGTTATATTAAACCCAGCGTAACTATAATGGGCGAAACCAAAGCCGCCAATGAGGCACGCTATATCCACGGCGAGTATGGTAAAGGCCAATGGACTTTCTACGGCGGCCACGACCCGGAAGATTATCAGCACCAGGTAGGCGACCCGCCCACCGATTTAAAACTACACCCCAATTCGCCTGGTTACCGGTTGATACTTAATAATGTGCTTTTCCCTGCCGCGAAGAAGAAGAAACAGAAAACGTGA